AAAATGTTCAGCAATGTTGTTTTACCTACGCCATTGGCACCTACAATACCAATTCGTTGCCCATTTTGAATAATCTCTGTCACATCAGCAAATAAAGTATGTTTATTAATTTGTTTAGTTAAATGTTCAAGTTCAAACACCTGTTTACCTAACCTAGAATAAGCTAAGTTCAGAGACCCTTTATCTTGTTGATGTTGCTCTTTTACGTCTTGTTCTAAATCATTAAAACGATTAATGCGCGCTTGTTGTTTCGTCGATCTTGCCTTCGCGCCGGCACGCATCCAAGCTAATTCTTGCTTATATAAAGCCTTTTGCTTTTGTTGTTGCTTTTGTTCTATCAGTTCATTCTCAGCCCTCATCGCAATATAACTTTCATAATTACCTGGATACGACGTGAGACGACCACGGTCTAATTCAATAATTCGTGTTGAGACTTCATTTAAAAAGTATCTATCATGGGTTACAAACAATACAGTATGTGGATATTGTTTTACATAATTGATTAGCCAATTAATTGATTCAAAGTCTAAATGGTTCGTCGGTTCATCTAGTAATAATAAATCAGGTTGTTCTATTAATGTTTTAGCTAAACCTACGCGCTTTTGTTGGCCACCAGATAACTCATTTACTTTTTTTGTCGTATCTACAATACCCAATTTTGATAAAATCGTTTTAATTTCAGCATTGTAGTCCCAAGCGTCATTTGCATCCATAGCTTCTTGCGCTTGCATCATACGTTGAAAATCTGTATCGCTTTGCGTTTCGCTATATTGTTTAACTGCTAGTTCATAGCGTTGTATTACTTTTAATGTTGTAGTGTCGGAGTTTAATACGGCTTCAAAAACAGACACATCTTCATCAAATGACTGTTTCTGAGATGAATAACGAATGCGATAATCGTTAGGATGATTGATATCCGCTTCAAAATCTTCGTCTATCCCAGCCATTACCTTTAATAAAGTACTTTTTCCTGTACCATTAATACCAACTAATCCAATCTTTTCGCCACTAGAGATTGATAAGTGTAAGTCATCAAAAATTATTTTGTCGGCATAAGATTTATGTAAATGTTCAATTTTATATGCTTCCAACATGCAACATCCTTTTAACATCGAATATTCTGATTATCTCTATTTAATTAATTTTCAGTTCTATATATTATACACCTTTTAATAGCTAAATGATACTCTCGCGGTGATATATATTAGATTTTCCAGTTAAGTAACTATCTTTATGTTGATAATTATTCGTCATTAAATGAAAACCCTATCATTTTTCAGTTATAAAAAAACCAAGACAACTAATGTCGTCTTGGTTAAAAACTTTATTATTTTTTCTCTTGTCCTTTAGGACCTGCTTTATATTCATATTTTGCTGGGTTTACTTTTTTGAAATCTGGGTTCTTGTAGAATCTGAATAAATCACCGTTTAAGACATTGTCACTCATTTCTAAGTCTTTATCTGTTTGTTGTTTGCGTTTTTCAAAGTCTTTCGGTTTAGTAGTCATTGGTTTGTTATCTTTGTTTGAGTAGATTCTACCATTTACATATTTGTAATCTTTAGTCACAAAGTCACCATTTCTGAATGGTACTGTATCATTGTGATCTTTAGATAATAAGTCTGTACCCATCATCAAGTAGTTTTTAGAATCAATACCTAATAAGTGTAATACTGTAGGCATAACGTCTTGTTGACCGGCATAAGTTTTATCGATTGTTCCTTTTTTACCAGGTATTTTCAACCAGAATCCAGTACGGTTTAAGTCTGTAAATTTGGCTGAATCGATTTTTTCGCCTAATAGTTTTTCCATAGCTTTGTTATGATTTTCTGAAATACCATAGTGGTCACCATAAATCATAATAACAGAATCTTTATATAGACCTTTTTTCTTAAGTTCGCCAACAAATTCTTCTAACGATTGGTCCAAATAATTTGCCGTTTGAACGTATCCATCAACAGTTGAATCACCTGTGTTTGGCTTTTCAATTGAAGCATCTTGTGGTGATAATGTGAATGGATAGTGGTTCGTTAAAGTAATCATATGATTATAGAACGGTTGTTTTTCTTTTGATAGATAGTTTACCGATTCTTTAAAGAATTCTTTGTCTTTAAGACCTAAGTTTTGAATATTCTTTTGTGACATATCATAGTATGTTGCGTCATAGAACTTATCAATACCAAAGTGTCTATAAATTTGGTCACGGTTCCAGAACGTTTTATAGTCACCGTGCATTACGCTAGATGTATAACCTTGTTGTTGGTCTAAAATAGCTGGTAATGATTGGAACGTATTATTACCTTTAAGAGAATAGGCTGATCCTTGTGGTAAGCCGTATAAACTATTATCCATCATAAACTCTGAGTCAGATGTCTTACCTTGTCCAGTTTGATGGAAGAAGTTTGGATAATATCTGAAATCTTGTTTCCCAGAAGATAATTTATTTAAGAATGGTGTTACCTCTTGTCCATTCACTCTCTTATTAATTAAGAACGTTTGGAAACTTTCTAAGTGAATTTTAATAATGTTTTTCTTCTTAGCTGCACCATAGTACTCTTTGTTTGGTGTCGTACGCTTCTGTTTAGTATAGTTCAAGACTTTAGTTAAATCATCTTCGTTTGCCAATGCTTTTTGTTGGCTGTTTTGAATTGTTTTAACTCCGTCATAAACTGTAAAGTTATAAGGCCCTAAATATTTTACTAAGTATTTATGGTCAAATGTACGTGATAATAATTGAGGACGATCAGATTCAGCAAATGCTAAATTTAAGAAAAATAATGCTACCGACGCTGCCATTACTACCGGAACAAACTTTTTACTAAATACACGTTTATCTATCCATTTTTGTTTAAATATTAATACGAACAGGTAAATAATCGTATCAATAAAGTATACAAAGTCATACCATTTGAATGATGCAGTAACTGCGCCACCCATAGAATCAACGTTTCCTACTTGATTTAACGTACTAAATGTTAAAAAATCAGAGAAGAATCTGAAATATACAACATTTGCGTAAAGTAAGAAACTAAGTAAAAATCCACCAATAAAGATAAACCAAAAAGCTTTTTTACCTTTAAAGAATAAGAACAAACTTAGTATAAGTGCTATTAAACTATATGGATTCATTAAAAGAATTAAATTTTGGACTAATCCTTTAACACCTAAAGAAAAATCAACATAATAAGAAAAATACGTTTTTAAAGTAACAGTTAACACCGTTAGAATAAAAAACGCAAATAGCGTTAATTTCTTTTTGTGTAAACTCATGATCGTTTCCCCCGATATTATCAATTTAAAGGACGGAGTTTATACTTCCTATCCTTATAATACAAATAAATATTGCTTCAATGAATAATTAGACTAAATGATAACTTATTGAAAAAGTTATGTATTACTGTTGGCTTGAGTTACATTCGATGCGTTTAATAGTACGCTCAATACTACCTAATAAAGGTAGTTATCGAGTTCAATTTAAACTCATAATTTGATTTAAAATAATAAATTTTTAACTTTCATTAATGGTTTTCTTAGATTAATGTCAATTGTTGTAAAAATACATTAACATTTATTGCATTTTGTAACCATATTGTAAAAAACGCACATAATTCAATTTATAAATATATAGTAATAGTAAACAAATATCAAGTGTTAGGGTGACTTAAACATAAAATTTATATTACCTTTTACCGTTTATGACGTATTCAAATTTAAATTCATTGGTGAATTATACTTAAGTTTTGTTTTTAAATAATCAGGCCATAGTCTTAGACAAACACATATTAACGCTAATAATCATTATATCAATACTCTACTGTTACAAAAAATTTATGGACTGCCTTTTAGAATTTAGGTGTAACGCTAGTTTCTTATCTGTTATCTAACCGTAGCAATTATTATTAACAATTAACATAACTGTTGTGTGAATTTATCTAAAATATTGATAGCAATTCCAAAAAGCACAATACTTTATAATATAAAAACAGATGAAGTTCTTCAATAAAGCCTTCATCTACTTTTACATAACAAGCATTTATAATAATTGAATTTTATCGTTGCATTTCAATTTGCATTCTATATTCTATGCCATGAAACAATTGATTCAACCAGTTGTTAAACTTAATTAAATTCTCTTCTGCTGTTGCAACATCAATAAATTGGAATTTTAGCTTTTCTCCTTGATGTTTTTGTCCTAATTTTGTTAGGTGATATGTAGCTATCGTACCTAATTGCGGATAACTCCCTAAAGTATAATGATCATTTAACAATATAATAGGCGTACCGTCTCTTTTAACTTGAATTGTGCCACGTTTAACTGACTGATGAAGTGGCATATCTTCATAGTATGCCTTGACAGATTGGCCTTCTACGATCATGCCTACTCTGTTGGCTTTACTCGTGACCTTATATTCACTTAAAGTAAAACGACCTAATGTTTCCTGATCGAAATCTTCAGTACCTTTATTTTTAATCACATGAAAGACATCAGACATATAGTTAAATGACAATGCATAGCCGTCTATGCCCCAATTCGTTTGTCTAGTTTGTTCTAAATTCTCAAACAACTTTTGATGTCGCTTAGAGTAATTACGTTTCATATTTATCTCGTCACCTTTTTTTAGGCTTCGACCATGAAATCCGCCAATTTTAGCTTTGAAGTCTGTTGAAGTTGAACCCAACCATTCGTCTAATTCAAATCCACCACCAACTGCTAAATAAACTCTTGAAGTTCGTTGTGTTTCAACAAACCGTAATACATCACCTTTTAACATTAAATATAGTTTGTTTGGCAATACTGTTAAATCATCTGTTGACGCTTTAAACGTCCCTCCACTTAGTGCAATGAGGGTAGGTTCTGTAAAACGTATACGTGCCATTTTATTAGTCATTTCAAGCGTCGCTTCATGTTTGTCATTTGCCACAAGGCGATTGGCAATCTCGTGAGACAATGTATCTAATGCACCACCGGGAATTATGCCACGATCTTCATAACCTTGCCTGCCAAAGTCTTGGAAACTTGAGAATAATCCTTCGTCCTCTATTATGATTGACATGGTTTGAAGCCCCCTAAATCTATCTCATTTTTCTTACAAGGTGTAAATCTCACGTTATCTCCCAATGTAAGCTTAGTAAAATCATCTTTTTGAGGATTAAACAATTGCATCGGCGTATAGCCGATAACGAGCCAATCTCCATATGTATCCGTCGTATTTATGCCAGTTTTTTTGCCTTCAATAATAACAGCACCCGCTGGAATAAAGGATTTCTTTTTGCCAGTATGATTTACAAATAAACGTTCATCCATGCCCGTTAAATATGGAAATCCTGGCGAATATCCCATCGTTGATACGAAATATGTGCAATTTGTATGTCGTTCAATAAAAGTTTCTAAATCAATATCATAATATTTCAATAATTGCTGTAAATCCGGGCCATATTTAGCACCATATATTACTGGAATATAAGTAATTCCTTCAGGTGTATCATCGTGAACAATTTCTAATCTAATAGAATAAACTAAATCTTTCATATATTGAAAAGGTGATTGAATATGGTGATGTTTAATCATACTTCGAGCGTCGTAACAGATCATCATGTCCGACTCAGTTGGCACGATTTCCTTTATAAAAGAATAATTACGTTCTAAAAGATATGCCTTTAACGCAAGTAAATCTTCTGTTAAATCTTTTGATACCTTTTTCTCTATAGAAACTACTATAGCTTGATCCCCTTGACTATAAATTTTCATACTTGCACCTCATCATAATTTCTTAATGATAAAAAACGTTTAATCCTTTGACTAAAAGTTGAATCATTTCACCAATCAAAAAGTATATTAGTACAAATTGAATTAAACAAAGAGCCATAAGCACGCCAAAGTTTAATATTGCAGTATTATTATTTCGATTGTGATTAATAATCCACTTAGCAATTAACGTTACTCCAATAATTAATAACAGCCATAAAATTATCATTATTTTCTCCGTTCAGGTTGTTAGTTAGCTTTAGTTATTATATTTATAATTAATCTGTATATTGATACACTTTTTCTTTTTACTTTATACATTCTATAGATAAATTTCTACATCGGCAACCTCACGTAAACTATTTAATAGAAAAACTTTAATTTCATTATTTTTTAGTTTTCGTACAAATGTAGCCACGTCATAATTTTTAATTTCAAGTGAACCTTCTTCTAGCAAAGCTCTTCTCATTGTGCCACGTAAAAAATCTTGTTCATATTCAGGTGTATAACATTGATTATCTTCCTCTACCATTATATTACCAATATCAAATTCTAATACTTTCCCTTTGTCATCATATAATAAGATTAAGTCTGTAGAGTGATCGTGTTGTAGATGATTGCGCTGTGTCGTTTTATGAATGAGGTATTTATCATTGACTGCATTATCTAATTTCACCAATCGTGCAGTAAAATATTGTTTATCTGGTAGTTCTGCAACTTCAAATGTTAAATTACCTTCCTTATCGAACATCAGCTTAAGTCTTTTAAGTTGATTAGGGTAATTTTCTAAAATATGTGTAATGGCATCATTCCATTGCCGTTCATCAAAATCAATACCTAATGCATGACAAGAATGATTAATCCTTTCTTTATGTAACTGTAATCTTTTAATTTCGTTGTTTTCGAGTCTCATCGTTTCAAATAACTTCATTATAAACGCTCCAATATTTTTGCTTTGTCTTTAAATTCTTGTATCTCTTTATCGACTTCAGAGTCAATTGTAATACCTGCTCCTACGCCATATACAGCTTTACCGTCTATATATTGAATCGTACGTATCGGCACATTAAATATGGATTTGCCATTAGGCATTAACAATCCAATAGTGCCACAATATATATGTCGCGGCACTTTTTCTAATGATTTAATAAATTTCATTGTATTTATTTTTGGCGCACCTGTGATTGAACCACATGGAAATAATGATGACAAAATTTCATTCAACGTCGTTCCCTTAGCTAGCTCTCCTGTAACCATAGATGTCATCTGAAATACAGTAGCATACTTTTCTATGTTAAATAGCTTATATACTTTCACACTATTCGTTTTCGTAATACGCGCAATATCATTTCTTAGTAGGTCTACAATCATTACATTCTCAGCCTTATCTTTTTCTGAATGCTCTAAAGTAGCGTATTGCAATTTATCTTCTTCTTCAGTAGCACCACGAGATATTGTGCCTTTCATTGGTTTGCTTAAAATGATATTGCTATTATTTTTAAAAGGTCCTTGCTGGAAAAATAGTTCCGGTGAAGCTGAAGCAATTTTTAATTCATCAGTATCTATTAATGCTGCATAATGGCCATTATTAGATAGTTGCAATTGTTGATACAATTCAAAAATAGGACGACGAATATTTTCTATTAACCTTGTTGTATAATTTACTTGGTAGGTATTGCCGTTAATTATTTCCTGTTGAATACTTTCAATATTCGCCCTCATTATTTCATTAGATTCGGTAAATTGAAAGTTATGATATTTACTATTCATAGACGCCCCATATGTATTTGATGGCGTTACCGAATCAAACACATAAGCAGCTGCATATATATAAGGTTCATTTATATTAACGACAGCCATATCATTATTGTAATATTTAGCCGCTTCATATGGTAAATATAACACCACATACTTACCTTGTCTTTGCTTTTTTTCCGCATATGCTACGACTTGGCCCACTTCATCTATACGCCACGCAAGATTTTGAGCGATAAAATCTGTGCATATAATATTGTAGGTTTCATAATCATCTTCATTATTCATATAACGATAATTAAATTGGATATGCACAGTGTTCACCTGCTTTCATTAAAAATAATTGTAATTGTTTATGACCATATTGACTCAAAATTGACTCTGGGTGATATTGCACACCATAAATTGGCAGTTCCCTATGTTCAACTGCCATAATGATCTCTTCGTCATTATAAGCTGTAATATTTAACTTAGATGGTAGCGTATACCGTTGAGCAATTAAAGAATGATAACGCATTACTTTAAAGTTTTGGTTTAAACCTTCGAAAATACCACTATTAGTATGCGTTAATGTTGTTACATGACCATGTACTGGTTTACCACTTTTAAAGATAATGCCTCCATAATAATCAACAATTAATTGAAAACCTAAACATACACCTAAGATAGGTGTGGTCTCTTCAAAATGCTCTATTAGGCGACCTAATATTGGATAGTCACTTGGTTGACCAGGGCCGGGTGAGATAATAATTGCTTCTGGTTTTAATAATTGTAATTCAGTTATGACAACTTCCTCCACGTCAATGACTTTAACTGGAAGTTTAGAAATATTTTCAACATAATCCACGAGATTATATGTGAATGAATCTTTATTGTCGATGACGATAATCATATTACTACCTCTTTCATGCCTCACTATTATGAGTTGATTAGTGTTATTATGCCAAATATCAACTTGATTTTACAGCTTAAATATATTATTCTATTCATCATGTAAATGAATAAACAGAGGTTTCTAGCTGACACCCTCTATAAAAAACTAGACATTAAGACGTCTATCTTTTTTATAGGGATAGACGTCTTTTATGTCTTACAACAGTAGTTACCTTTAAGGAGAGCGAAATTTTAAATGACAGAGCAATTATTAGATAAAAATAAAGCGATTGTAGTGTTTAGCGGAGGTCAAGATAGTACGACATGTTTATTTTGGGCAAAACAACATTTTAACGAAGTTGAATTAGTAACTTTTAAATATGGACAAAGGCATGCTCAAGAAATTGAAGTGGCACAAACTATAGCTAATGAACAACAACTTAAACACCATGTGCTAGATATGTCATTATTATCTCAATTAACACCTAATGCATTAACTGACTCAACGATGGCTATTGAAGCAAATGGTGACGATGTACCCAATACTTTTGTACCTGCCCGGAATTTATTATTTTTATCTTTTGCTGGTGCTTTAGCTTATCAACTTAATGCTAAAAATATAATTACAGGTGTATGTGAAACTGATTTTTCTGGTTATCCAGATTGTCGTGATAGCTTTGTTAAATCAATAAATGTTACTTTGAATTTATCAATGGATAAAACCTTTGTAATTCATACACCATTAATGTGGCTAGATAAAAAAGAGACATGGGCATTAAGTGATGATTTAGGTGTATTAGATTACGTAAGAGAGCGTACATTAACATGCTATAACGGGATTATTGGAGATGGATGTGGCACATGCCCATCCTGTAAATTACGCGCGCGTGGTTTGAACAACTATTTGGCCGATAAAGGAGCGAATAAATAATGTTTCAACAAAACTATCCTCAAGTAAATCATAACTACTTGTTTGAATTAAATAAAGATTTTAATTTTTCAGCTGCGCATTATATTCCAAGTGAAGACGCTGGAAAATGTATGCGCACGCATGGTCACACATATTTTGTCAATTTAACTATAGCAGGCGACACACTTGATCATAATGGCTTTTTAGTAAATTTCAGTGATTTAAAAAAACTTATCCATGGTTCATTTGACCATCAATTGTTAAATGAATTACCTATGTTTAAAGATAAAAGTCCATCAACAGAAATCGTGGCACAAACAATTTATGAAATGGTACAAAATAGTTTAGATAGTCGTTTAAATGAGCCACAATGTCTACAAGTTTATGTTCGTGAAACGCCAACAAGTTATGTTATATATCGTCCGAAGGAGCATAACAATGGCTAAAATTCCAGTTTTAGAAATATTTGGACCCACGATTCAAGGCGAAGGCAGAGTAATCGGCCGCAAAACCATGTTTGTTAGAACGGCTGGCTGTGATTATCGTTGTAGCTGGTGTGATTCAAGCTTCACTTGGGACGGTAGCGCTAAAGAAGATATTCGTATGATGACTGCTGAAGAAATATATGACGAACTTTATCAAATTGGTGGTGAAATGTTTAATCATGTAACTATATCGGGTGGTAATCCTGCCCTAATAAAAGGTATTCAAGAACTTGTTGATTTATTTGAAGGGAAAAATATTTATAGTGCGTTAGAAACACAAGGTAGTAAATTCCAACCTTGGATGACACAAATTGATGATTTAACTATTAGCCCTAAACCACCAAGTTCAAAAATGAAGCCTAATTTATTCATACTAGATGAAGTTATCAAACAATGTAAACACGACACTTTAAATTTAAAAGTAGTCATATTTGATAATGAAGATTATGCGTTTGCTAAAATGATTCATCATCGTTATCCTTCTATACCATTTTATTTACAAGTCGGTAACCCTTATTTAGACGGTGAACATGTATCTCATCATACAGAAAAATTATTATCATTATATGAAAGTCTTGTCACTCGTGTCATGGAAAGTAGTGATATGAACAATGTCTATGTATTACCACAACTGCATACATTGTTGTGGAGTAATAAAAAAGGAGTATAATGCCTAATGTAAGGTACTGGACACTGAAGAAGTAAGCCACTTCACCATAGATTTACATCGTCTTTTTACGACATAGCAACAGTGCGTGCTTGCATATAAAATGTGTTTTTGACTAAAGTTTCAAGCAATATTTAGTCATATTTGTACGAATGTAATTAAGAAATCTTAATTATAAATTGTTTAAATCAAACATTTTTTTAACATCACAATATTTAACAAAAATAAAAGTTTACATTATTTATTGTTATTAAATGCTTAACAAGGCATATATTGATATAATACTGCAATGAACTATTAATGTAAGGAGACCAAAATGCTAATATCTATTATCATCAACATAATAGTTACAGTCGTCATATTAGGATTTGACCTGTATCGCCAGAATTTAAAACAACTTAAGTATAGCTCTATTCTCATTGCAATTACTGTTAATGGTCTTATCAATTTATTTATAAGTGGTGAATATGATTACATTACATTCACATTTGTATTGTCATTAATCATATGGACACTACTACAACTTTACATAAATAATAAAGTTCGAGTCTTATTTATTGAAGATCAAAAATTTATAGCAGTTGTACTTACAATTATTTTAAGCACATCTACTATCCTTACTTATGATACGAGTCACGACTCCTATTATATGTCAGTACCATATCTAGCACCTGCCATCTCTTTAATTGCAGCTATATTGTTATTCTACAGCACTTTTAAACCTAATGAACAAGCACAATTCCGCTTTATAAAACGCGTTAAAAATCCAATACTAGTTGGTCACGTACTTTATATATTATCGTTCGTAGTTATGATGCTTTTAACACCTTATTGGTATGCCTTCATATTAATATATATCATTTTCCTTTTATTTATTTTATGGCAAAAAGTATTTAAAAATTAAAATGATTATATAAATTACTTTAGTGGTATATATAATCATAATTAATTTTTTAAAAAGGAGGCCGATTTGTATGGGCTTTATACTTATGTTAATCGTTGGTGGTTTAATTGGTTGGATTGCTGGCGGGATTTTAGGCAAAGATATTCCTGGAGGTATTTTAGGTAATATCATTGCTGGTATCGTAGGTTCTGCACTAGGTTCATGGTTACTAGGAGATTGGGGTTGGCACTTAGGTGGCATTGCTATCTTCCCAGCACTAATTGGTACAATTATTCTAGTGGCGGTTGTATCATTTATCCTAGGTAAATTACGTAAAAAATAATTACGATGAGAGTTAAAATATCTTTAACTAATGTAAAAATGGCACATTCTATTGAAACAAGATAGAATGTGCCGTTTTTTTTGAACTTTATTCGAAAAATTTATAGCATGACTCATCTTTTGCACTCCCCCGGAAACTTTACTGTTAATTCCTATGAATGGCATAGCACAATTTTTAAATGGCATTGTCGAAACAATACCTAAATGTGAACGCAATGAATACAAACAATTATCTTGGCAGCCACACACCTTATCATTCTAAAATGATGTGTCTTTCTCGAAATCAATTACTTTAGAGTAAATCCTAAAACGGATTATGACGCTACACCGACAGTACAACTAAGTTAATGATGAACTTATTTGTAAGAACCACAAACGAATAAGCTTTAAAAAGTGCGCTTATCGGAATGATAGATATGGATTCAAACGGGACTTTAAGTTATATGAATATGAATGCGAAGATTGTTCGTATTCCCCATTGAAAAATCAATGTATGAAGTTTTACTCGAACGTCGATTCGAGGCATAACCCAAGTTAAACAATAATTATTTTTTCTTAATACTACTGAATATAAGAAGATAGTAGCGCAACGAGCTGCAAAATTTCATAAAATCAAATAAAACGCCAATTTCTATATTATTTCAATAGAAATTGGCGTTTATTTTTAGTCAGAGCTATTTATGCCCTTGACTCTTCTTTGTTAAGGTTGTATCTCAAACTCATTTATTATCAATTGGCGTTTTATCTGTTTGATGTTGAGCATGATCTTCAAAGTTTGGAACATAGTCTGTTCCTATTTCTCCATTGTCTTTAGTTTGTTCATGAATATTAGTCGCTAACACAATGTATTTAGGTCTTTGTTTGACTTCATAATAAATACGTCCAATATATTCACCAATAATGCCAATTGAGATAAGCTGAATACCCCCTAACAGAAGGATCGCCGCTATTGTTGAAAAATAACCTGGTGTATCGACACCTTCAAGTAAAATGCCACAAAAGATATATATTATATACAACATACTAACAAAAGACACGAACAAACCTAAATATATTAATGCTCTTAAAGGTTTATTGTTAAAAGATATAAGCCCGTCAATAGCATAATTTAACAAGTTACTAAACGACCA
The genomic region above belongs to Staphylococcus durrellii and contains:
- the queE gene encoding 7-carboxy-7-deazaguanine synthase QueE, producing the protein MAKIPVLEIFGPTIQGEGRVIGRKTMFVRTAGCDYRCSWCDSSFTWDGSAKEDIRMMTAEEIYDELYQIGGEMFNHVTISGGNPALIKGIQELVDLFEGKNIYSALETQGSKFQPWMTQIDDLTISPKPPSSKMKPNLFILDEVIKQCKHDTLNLKVVIFDNEDYAFAKMIHHRYPSIPFYLQVGNPYLDGEHVSHHTEKLLSLYESLVTRVMESSDMNNVYVLPQLHTLLWSNKKGV
- the queD gene encoding 6-carboxytetrahydropterin synthase QueD; translation: MFQQNYPQVNHNYLFELNKDFNFSAAHYIPSEDAGKCMRTHGHTYFVNLTIAGDTLDHNGFLVNFSDLKKLIHGSFDHQLLNELPMFKDKSPSTEIVAQTIYEMVQNSLDSRLNEPQCLQVYVRETPTSYVIYRPKEHNNG
- a CDS encoding GlsB/YeaQ/YmgE family stress response membrane protein encodes the protein MGFILMLIVGGLIGWIAGGILGKDIPGGILGNIIAGIVGSALGSWLLGDWGWHLGGIAIFPALIGTIILVAVVSFILGKLRKK
- the queC gene encoding 7-cyano-7-deazaguanine synthase QueC, with translation MTEQLLDKNKAIVVFSGGQDSTTCLFWAKQHFNEVELVTFKYGQRHAQEIEVAQTIANEQQLKHHVLDMSLLSQLTPNALTDSTMAIEANGDDVPNTFVPARNLLFLSFAGALAYQLNAKNIITGVCETDFSGYPDCRDSFVKSINVTLNLSMDKTFVIHTPLMWLDKKETWALSDDLGVLDYVRERTLTCYNGIIGDGCGTCPSCKLRARGLNNYLADKGANK